The window TTAGTGCTCCTGCTGCTAAAGGTGATACTGGTGACGTTAATAAACTAAATAGACTAATAGAGGGAATGAAAGGTATAATAGAGGTGGTACTTGGAAATGTAGGTAACCATGATGCTGGTGATACCAATAAGGCTCAGACTGGTAGCGCAAGGGCTGATGATGGGGCAGTGAAATTATTTGATGGAACTACTGGACCTGATTCGAATGCTAAAACAGTGGCAGCTGATGCAGCTAAAGCTGTTGGATCTGTAACTGGTGCTGATATATTACAAGCTATGGTTAAAAATGATGTTGCAGCTAAATTGGCTAAAAATAATGCAGCTATTGCTAGTGTAGCAAGTAATGCTAAAGATAGTACTATATCAGGAGCTATAGCACTAAGGGCAATGGCCAAAGGTGGTCAATTTGCTAATGGTAATAGTGGTAATGATGTTACTGATACAGTGAAGGGAGTAGCAGTAAGTGCAATAACTAAGGCATTAAATACATTAGCTGTAGCAATAAGAAAAACAATTGATGCAGGACTTAAAAAAGTTCAAGAAGCTATGAAACTTGGTGCTAATGCGACTTCTTTAACTGCTGATACGGGCGCTTCAAAGCCTCAGGGCAAATAATCAAAGATTGAATAAGAATATACATAAATTAAATAGTAAAAGTTATTTTAGGAAAACATTTCTCTTGTATAGGAATTGTTTTCCTTTGTTTGTTTAGCCTTTTTGTTTAAAGGGGAGGTAAAAGGAGGCGAGTAATATATGAAAATAAATATTAAAAATATAAATATAAAAAGTATTTGTGCAACATTATTTATCTCTCTTGTCCTTTCTTGTAATAGTGGAGTAATAGAAGAACTTCAGAAACAAAGGGATTCTATACTCTCTATTTCTAATTTAATACAAGGATTC of the Borrelia coriaceae genome contains:
- a CDS encoding variable large family protein, with the translated sequence MKINIKNISIKSICAILFISLFLSCNNGIEELEKQRDSISSISKLRQDFLDIFTSFGDMFTDALGIKVDTKKSEIGGYFTQIAETMKKVKEKLTSEVAKNENYAKIETVVNELVKTIEKIGEGAKIVGNAIGTEGVELIGNVISANVSAPAAKGDTGDVNKLNRLIEGMKGIIEVVLGNVGNHDAGDTNKAQTGSARADDGAVKLFDGTTGPDSNAKTVAADAAKAVGSVTGADILQAMVKNDVAAKLAKNNAAIASVASNAKDSTISGAIALRAMAKGGQFANGNSGNDVTDTVKGVAVSAITKALNTLAVAIRKTIDAGLKKVQEAMKLGANATSLTADTGASKPQGK